The Corynebacterium sphenisci DSM 44792 genome includes the window CGGCGGCGGCCAGGCCCCGGGCGCGCATCCGTACCGGCCCGGTGACCAGATCCAGGCGCAGCTCCGCCAGCCCCAGCGCCGCCCCCGCCGGCCCGCGGCGCAGGGTGAGCTCCTGCACCCGCGCCGGGGCGACCACCGCCACCCGGCGGTGCAGCAGCCCCCGGTGCAGCGCGATCGCCGCTGGCTGCTCCCCGGCCCCGGGCACCAGGGCCACCGCCCGGCGCCGGTGCAGCAGCGGCGCGACCCAGCCCGCCCGGGCCGGGTTGCGCAGTGCCCCGGGCGCCGGCCGCCCCGGGTCCAGCCCGGCCGCCACCGCGGCCGCCGGGGCCCCGCCGAGGGCGGTGAGCACCGCCAGCGCCGCCTCCGGGGGCCCCGCCGGCAGCAGGGTGGTCGCCGCGGCATCGTCCCGGTCGCCGTAGCCGGCGACATCGGCGCGCACCCGCCACCAGCCCGCCGGCCGCCACAGCGGCGGCTGGTCCAGCTCCACGGCGTGCACCCGGCCGCGCCGGATGGTGCGCCGGCGTCGCTCGGCCAGGCCGTAGCCGAGCACCACCTCCTCCCCGGCGATGCGCGCGGTGAACCGCCAGCCCCGATCCACCGTCGCCCACAGCGCCGGCGCCGCGGCGAGGGCCACCGGGGCCGCGGCCAGGCCCGCCGGGGTGGCCAGCGCGGCGATCCCGGCGAGGATCCCGGCCACCCCGGTCCCGCGCAGCGCCGCGGCGGCGAGGATCCGCGCCACCGGCACCGGGGCGACCAGGGCGGGTGCGGCCGGGATCTCGCCGCCGGGCCGCTCCGCGGCCTCGGCGGGGCCGGCCGCGTCGAGCAGCCCCGCGCGCAGCGCGACGGCCTCCGCCCGCCGCAGATAGCGCACCACCAGCACCGAATCGGCGCCCCCGGCGGTCTCCACGCGCACCGCCGCCAGGCCCAGCAGCCGGGGCAGCGGCGGCTCGACCAGATCCACCGCCTGCACCCGATCCAGCCGGGCGGAGCGGCTGCGCCGGCGCAGCACCCCGGACACCACGCGCAGTTCGCCGTCCGCCACCCGGAAGCCCATCGCCCGCCACCAGGGCAGGCTCGCCGCCCAGGCCAGCGCCCCGAGCAGGAGCAGCGCGAGCACGGCGGCGACCGCGGCGGCGGGCGCCGCCCAGCCGGGGCCGGCGGCCAGCCACCGGCGCAGCGCGGCCACCCCGGCGGGATCGGCCTGCGCCACCGCGGCGGCGGCCCCGGTGAGCAGCCCCGCCCAGGCGCGCAGCAGCGGGGTGGCCGGGTGCACCCGGCGCCACCGCCCGCTCACAGCCCGCTCAGCCTCTCCCGGGCCCGGCCGGTGAGCCGCTCCCGCAGCGGGTGGGCCTGCGCGGCGGGGATCCCGCGCAGCCGGGAATCGGAGGTCGCCGAGGCGGTGTGCACGGTGAGCTCCGCGATGCCCAGGGCCCGCTGCAGCGGCCCGGCGGTGACGTCGACGAACTGGATCCGGCCATAGGGCACCACGGTGACGGTGCGCCACAGCCGGCCGCGGGCCAGCAGCAGCTCCTCGGGGGCCTCCGCCCAGCCCATCCGGCGCACCTGGGCGGGCAGCAGCCAGGCCAGCCACGCGGCGAGCAGCGTCGCGGCGCCCGCGGCCGCCCACCAGCGCGGATCGAGGGCGATCGCGGCCACCGCCGCGGCCCCGGCCCCCAGCAGCACCGGGGGCAGCGCGAGGGCCAGCCGCAGCCGGCCCAGGGCGGGGGAGACCCGGGTCAGCGGCTCGGCGATCCCGGTGACGGCGAACGTGTCCGGGTCCATGGCGGGCAACCTCCCTCGGCGGCGGGGCGCGGTGGCCGGCCCGCGGGGTCCGCGGCGGGCCGATGACCCCATCCTGGCATGTCCCCGGCCGCGGCCGGGCACCCCCGAAAAGAGGGCCAGGCCGGAGGTTGGGAAACCTCCGGCCTGGCCTTTCGCGGTGCGCCATCAGGGACTCGAACCCCGAACCCGCTGATTAAGAGTCAGCTGCTCTACCAATTGAGCTAATGGCGCTCGACGTCGTCGGGCAGGCGGTGCGGCCCGCGCGGCAACGAGATGAAATATAGCGCCGCGGTCGGCGACTTGTAAAATCCCCTGGTCGGCGCCCGGTTTCTCCGGTGCGCGGCGGCGGGTGCGCAGTATGCCCGGGGCGGCGTGCGGGCCCCGGGGCGCACCCGGGCGGCCGCGGCGGACGGCCCGGCGCGGAACCGGGTCCGGGTGACCCATTCGTTCGGATTGCAAACGACGTTCGCCATCCTGTAACGTCCCGTGAACTGCGCCGATGACATTGTTGCCGAATCTTGACTGCTTTCCGGCGGTCGCATGCTGCGTCCGTCCCGGTCGGGAAGTAGATTCGGCAATGGACGGCGACGCCGCCGGCCGCCCCCGGCGGCGCCCGCGGCCGGCCCCGGCCGACCGCCCCGCCCCATGCACGACCCCTCACCTGGAGCACACCCACGATGGCCCTTTTCCTTCGCACCCACCGACGTGGCCGGTTCACCGCGGCGATCGCCGCCGCCGGCGTCGCCGCCCTGGGACTCGTCGCCTGCACGGTCGACGAGGGCGGGGATCCGCAGCGGAACCAGGCGGAGCAGGAGGAGCGCATCGAGCCGGTGTTCAGCGTCGAGGACGGCGAGGAGGGCGTCGACGTGCTCGACCCGGTGCGGGTGTCCGTGGACGCCTCCGCCGGGGAGGTCCTCGAGGAGGTCGTGATGACCAACGAGGAGGGCCGCGAGGTCGAGGGGGAGCTCGCCGAGGGCGGCGCCGCCTGGGCCTCCACCGAGCCGCTGGGCTACGGCCGCACCTACACCGTGGCCGCCACCGTGGACGGCGACACCGTGCAGCGCAGCTTCACCACCGTGGTCCCCGACATCCAGGCCAACGTCTCGGTGGCCCCCGCCGAGGGCTCGGTGGTCGGCGTGGGCCAGACCATCGCGGTGCGCTTCGGGGTGCCGGTCGTCGACCGGGTCGCCGCCCAGGACATGATCGAGGTCACCGCGGAGCCGCCGGTGGAGGGGGCCTTCTTCTGGCTCAGCGACTACGAGGTGCGCTGGCGGCCGGCGGAGTTCTGGGATCCGGGCACCGCGGTGCAGGTCAAGGTCAACGCCTACGGCAGGGGGCTCGGCGGCAACGACTACGGGGCCGCGGACGCCGCCACCAGCTTCACCATCGGCGACCGGGTGGTGGCCACCGCCGACGACGCCACCAAGACCATGACCATCGAGCGCAACGGCGAGGCCGAGATGTCCATGCCGATCTCCATGGGCAACGACCGGTGGCTGACCCCCAACGGGGTGTACATCATCGGCGAGCAGCACGAGGACATGGTGATGGACTCCACCACCTACGGCCTCTCCCTGGAGGACGGCGGGTACAAGACCCCGGTGAAGTACGCCACCCAGATGTCCTACTCGGGCATCTACGTGCACGGCGCGCCCTGGTCGGTGTGGGCGCAGGGCAGCCAGAACACCTCGCACGGCTGCATCAACGTGTCCATCCCGAACGCCAAGTGGTTCCAGGAGCACACCAAGCGCGGGGACGTGGTGATCGTGCGGAACACCAAGGGCGAGGTGCTCTCCGGCTATGACGGGCTCGGCGACTGGAACATCCCCTGGGAGCGCTGGAAGGCCGGCAACGCCGACCGCTCCGACCAGTAGCCCCGCGCCCCCGGCACCCGCCCGCGCCCCGGCCCTCCGGCCGGGGCGCGGGCGATCCCGGCCGGGCGGCTAGAGGATGCCGCGTTCCACGGCGGCGGCCACCGCCGCGGTGCGCGAGCCCACCCCGAGTTTGGTGAACACGTGCACCAGGTGGGATTTCACGGTCGCCTCGGTGAGGTGCAGCCGGCGCGCGATCGCCCGGTTGCCCAGGCCCTCGGCGACCAGGGCGAGCACCTCCGCCTCCCTCGGGGTCAGCGCGGTGCCCGGGTTGCGGGTGCGCGCCAGCAGCCGGCCGGCGACGTCCGCGGAGAGCACGGTGCGCCCGGCGGCGGCGTCGCGCACCCCGGCGACCAGTTCGGCGGGGTCGGCGTCCTTGAGCAGGTAGCCCACCGCCCCGGCGGAGATCGCGCCGAGCACATCGGCGTCCGAGGAGTAGTTCGTCACCACCAGCACCTGCGGCGGGTCGGCCAGCGCCCGGATCTCGGCGGTGGCCGCCGCCCCCGCCGAGGTGGTCGCCGCCCCGGGGGCCTCCCCGAAGCGGAGATCCATCAGCACCACGTGCGGCCGCGGGTGCGCGGTGCAGCGCGCCACCGCCTGCTCCGCGGCGCCGACCTCCCCGATCACCTCGATGTCCGCGGCGGCGTCGAGCACCGCGCGCAGCCCGGCCCGGACCACCGGATGGTCGTCGGCGATGAGCACCCGGATCGCGGTCATCGGGCCCCCTCCCGCGCCGGCGCCGGGGCGGGCAGGGTGAGCCGCACCCCGCAGCCGGCCCCGGGGGCGGATTCCACGGTGAGGTCCCCCCCGGCGTCCCGGGCCCGCCGCCGCGCCCCGGCCAGGCCGAAGGAGCCCCCCGGGGCGGGCGCCGCCGGGTCGAAGCCGACCCCGTCGTCGACCACGTCGAGGGCCACCCCCTCCGGTTCGTAGGTCAGGGTGACCCGGCAGGAGCGCGCCCCGGAATGGGCGACGACGTTGCCGAGCAGGGTCTGCGCCACCCGCAGCACCGTGGCCTCGGTGACCTGGGGCAGCGGCCGGGCGGCCCCGTCCACCCGGAAGGACACCGCCGCGCCGAGGGCGGTGCCGGCGCACGCCCGGGCCAGGGCCGCGGGCAGCTCCGCCCCGGCCAGGGGGGCCGGCTGCAGCCGGGCGATGATCGCCCGGGTCTCCGCGAGATTGTCCGCGGCGGTGCCCCGGGCCAGCCGGATCCGGCCCAGGGGGCGGTCCGCCCCGGGTAGCTCCGCCAGCTCCGCCTCCGCGGCGTGCAGCAGCAGCCCGATGGAGGCCAGCCCCTGGGCCACGGTGTCGTGGATCTCGGCGGCCAGCCGGGCCCGCTCGTCGAGTTCCCCGGCCCGCCGGGAGATCGCGGCGACGTCGGCGCGGGCCGCGAGCAGCTGGGCCAGCGCCGCCTGCCGGGCGGCGACCTCCCGCTGCAGCAGCCGGAAGCCCAGCCCGGTGGCCGCGGCGACCAGGCCGCCGACCACCGGGCCGATCACCCCGCCCGGGCTGGGCCCGCCATGGTGCGCGATCGCGGCCACCGCCAGGGCGGTCAGCCCCGCCACCGCCACCAGCCCCGGTGCCGGGGTGGCCACGTGCATGGCCACGAAGAACAGCGGGAAGGCCAGGTAGGCGGCCTCCGGGACGGTGAAGGCCAGGCCCGCCCAGGCGGCCAGCAGGGCCAGCAGCCAGATCAGCACCGGCCCCGCCGGGTGGCCGCCGGCGGGCTGCGCCGGCGCGCCCGCCCGGGCGGCCGCGCGGCGCTCCGCGCGGCGGCCCAGCAGGGTGCCGGGCAGGTACACCGCCGCGAACGCGGCCGCCCAGGCCAGCGCGACCGGCCGGTGGTCGGCGACCACCGCCAGCACGAGCAGCGCGGCGACCAGCAGGTCCAGGGCGGTGCGCAGGCCCCACCAGGCCCGGGCCAGCGCGCCCGGGTCCGCGGCCGGGGCGGTCTCCGCCGCGGCCGCGGGCCCGCCGCCCGGGTGGGCGGGCCGGTCGGGGGTGGTCGGGGCCGGGGCGGGACGGTCCATGACCCCCAGGGTAGGCGCGCGCCCCGGGGGCGGCATCAACCGAAAGTGGGAGCCGAAGTCCCATCCCGCGGGCGATTCGGCGGCGGCGCCCCGCGGCGAGCATGGGGACCATGTACCAGGCAATCCGGGAACTGCGCGCCGCACCGGGGCGCACCACCCTCATCACCGTGACCATCGGCCTCATCGCCGTCCTCGTGACCTTCCTCTCCGCGCTCACCGCCGGACTCGCGGAACGATCCGTCTCCGGGCTGGAGGATCAGCTCGGCGAGGACACCCTCGTCCTCGCGGACACCGGCGCCGGCACCCTCAACGCCTCCCGCCTCGACGGGGATCAGCTCGACGCCCTCGGCGGCCGGGAGCTGCGGATCGGCCGGCTGCGGGTGGGGGAGACCCCCGCCGTGACCCTGCCGGACCCGGACCTGGCGTCCGGGCGCGCCCGGGTCGCCGCCGATCTGGGCGACCAGGTCGACGTCGGGGCGGAGCTGCCCCTCGGCGAGGGCGTCACCGTCGTCGTCGACTCGGTGGACCCCGCGGACGCGCCCGGCCAGTGGCTGGAGCACCAGCCGGTGGTGCACATCAGCGCCGCCGATTCGGCGGCCACCGCCGGCCCCGCCGCGGGGGTCATCCTCGCCGGGGAGGTCCCGGAGGTCGAGGGGGTCACCGCCCTCACCGGCGACGATCGGCTCTCCGCGGTGGCCTCCTACCGCGGCGAGCAGACCTCCCTCGGCACCATGACCGCCCTGCTGTACCTCATCTCCGCCCTCGTCGTCGGCGCCTTCTTCATGGTGTGGACGGTGCAGCGGCTGCGCGCGGTGGCCATCGCCGGGGCGCTCGGCGCCTCCCGCCGGGTGCTCGTCGCCGACGCCCTCGGCCAGGCCGGGCTGGTGCTGCTCGCCGGGATCGGCGCCGGTCTGGCGGTGACCCTCGTCGCCGGCGCGGCCGCCTCCGGGGTGATGCCGGTGCGCATCGACGCCGGCACCACCCTGGTGCCCGCCGGCCTGCTGCTGGCCTGCGGCCTGGCCGGGGCGGCGGTGTCGCTGCGGCCGGTGCTGCGCGCCGAACCGCGCACCGCCCTCGCCGCCGGCTGAGCCCGCCCAACCCACCCGCACCCCACCCGACCCCCGACCCCCAGGAGAGGCCATGACCGACCACCGCACCGACCACGACACCGACCACGACGCCGCGGCGGGCCGCCCCGCGCTGGAGCTTTCCGGCATCGTGCTGGACATCGCCGACGGCGCCGGCCGCCGCCGGCTGCTCGACCACGTCGATCTCGACGTGCGCTCCGGGGAGATCCTCGGCGTCACCGGGCCCTCCGGCTCCGGCAAATCCACCCTGCTCGCCGTCGCCGGGGCGCTCGCCGCCCCCGATTCCGGGCGGGCCGTGCTGCACGCCGGGGGCCGGGAGATCGACCTGGCCGCCGGCGGGGCCGCCGCCGCCCGGATCCGGCGGGACCATATCGGGCTGGTGTTCCAGCAGGACAACCTGATCCCCTCGCTGCGGGTGCGCGAGCAGCTGGAGCTGATGACCCGGCTGGACCGGGTGCTGCCGCCCTCGCGGGCGGCGCGCCGGGCCGCCCGGGAGCGCGCCGGGGAGCTGCTCGACGCCGTCGGCCTGGCCGATCTCGCGGAGCGCCGGGCGGGTGCCCTCTCCGGCGGCCAGCGGGCCCGGGTGAACCTGGCCCGGGCGCTGATGAACCGCCCGGAGCTGATCCTCGCCGACGAGCCCACCGCCGCCCTGGACCGGGACTCCGCGGCCCGGGTCACCGAACTGCTCGGCGCGGTGGTCCGGGAGGCCGGGGCGGCGGCCCTCTACGTCACCCACGACCTGGACCAGCTGCATATCGCGGATCGCGTCGTGGGGCTCGTCGACGGCCGGGTCACCGCGGCGCAGCCGGCGGCCGCCGGCTGAGGGGTCGGGGCGCCGCTGGCCCGCACGGCACCGCCCCCCCCGGGTGCGCCGAGGACGGCGCCCGGGGGTCGGCCCCCGGGCGGGGCCGCGTCGCCGAGGACGCCACCATCGTCGCAACCCCGACGGCGGACGGGGATGGCTGCGGAGGACCCGACGCCGGAGCGCCCGAGGCCGGGCCGGGCGCTCGTGCGGTGCCGGGGCCTGGACGGCTCAGCCGACGGTCCGGCGGTGAGGATGGTGGAGCGGGGATCCGGGCCGGGATCGGCCCCCGCGCGCCGAAAAAGGAGATGGCCCCCGACCTCGTCTATCGAGGTCGGGGGCCATATTCGGGGTGACTGACGGGACTCGAACCCGCGACACCCAGGATCACAACCTGGTGCTCTACCAGCTGAACTACAGTCACCATCGCCTTCCGGGCGTCGGCGCCCGTGCAGCGCCATCATGCTAACCCAGCCGCGGGCCGGGGGCAAAATCCCCGTTCGGCGGGGGTTTCGCCCCCGCGGCGGCGGGGCCTCAGATGGGGAAGCGCTCCTCGGCGGCCCGGGTGGCCTCCGCGATGGTGGCCTCATCCGGGCCGGCGCCGGGCCGGAAGGCCGCCCGCCGGTAGTAGTCCAGCTCCCGGATCGACTCCCGGATATCGGCCAGCGCCCGGTGCGCCATGCCCTTCGCCGGCTGATGGGAGTACACCTCCGGCATCCACCGCCGGGTGAGCTCCTTGATCGAGGACACGTCGATCATCCGGTAGTGCAGGAACTCCTCCAGCTCCGGCATGTACCGGCGGATGAAGCCCCGGTCGGAGGCGATGGAGTTGCCCGCCAGCGGCGCGGCCCCGGCCTCGTCGACATGGGCGCGCAGGTACTCCAGCACCCGCCGCTCCGCCGCGGCGACGTCGGTGCCGGAGGCCCGGATCTCCTCGGTGAGCCCGGAGGAGCGGTGCATCTCGGTGACCACCTCGTCCATCTCCGCCAATTCCGCCTCCCCGGCGTGGATCACCACGTCCACGCCCTCGCCGAGGATGTTCAGCTCGGCGTCGGTGACCAGGGCGGCGATCTCCACCAGGACGTGGCGGTCCGGGTCCAGGCCGGTCATCTCGCAGTCGATCCACACGATCCGGTCGTGCTTGGCGGTGTTCGCGCTCATTGCGCCATCCCCTCGTAGAAGCGGCCGATGACCGGGGCGACCAGCCATCGGGGCAGGTAGGTGCCGGCGGTGTTCATGCCCTTGGACAGGATCCCGGGCACCACCCGCAGCCGGTTCGCGGCGAGGGCGTCCACGGTGTCCCGGGCGCAGTCCTCGGTGGAGGTCCACAGGAAGTCCGGCACCGCCTCGTCGACCTCGTTGGCCCCGTCCTCCCGGGCGTCCGGGCGCACCGGCCCGGGGGCGAGCAGGGTGCAGGACACCCCGGTGCCCTTCAGGTCGTAGTGCAGCGCCTCGGTGAAGGTGTTCACGAAGGCCTTGGTGCCCACGTAGGTGGCGTTGTTCGGGATCACCGTGGTGCCGGCGGCGGAGCCGACGTTGAGGATCGCCCCGGAGCCGCGGGCCACCATCGGGTGCACGGCGGCGTCGGTGAGCTCGAACACGGCGGTGGCGTTGAGCTCGAACTGGGCGCGCTCATGGGCCCGGTCCAGATCCTGGAAGCGGCCGAAGGTGGCGATCCCGGCGCAGTTGACCAGGATGGTCACCCGATCCCAGGCGATCTCCCCGATGAACTCGGCCCGGGCCTCCGGGTCGGCGAGATCGCAGGGGCGCACGTCCACGGCCAGGCTCGGCCCGGCCAGCTCCGCGGCGAGCTCGGCGAGCTTGGCCTCGGAGCGGGCGACCAGGGTGAGGCTGTGCCCGCGGCGGGCCAGCTCCCGGGCGATGGCCCGGCCGATCCCGGAGGATGCGCCGGTGACCACCGCCCGGGACTCGAGGTGCGGGGTGGGGAGGGCCATGCGGGGGCCGTCCTTTCGGGGTGGGGGTCGGCTACCCGTCCCAGCCTAATGCCCGCGGCCCGGCCGGGCCCGCGGTCACGCGGGCCCGGCCGGGCCGGGAGGGGGCCGCGGGGGCGGCCGGCGGGGCTACAGGGCGTCCGCGGCGGCGTTGCGCTCCACGTCGAACAGCTCGGGGTCGCCGGCCAGGCCGTAGCCGGGGCCGGCGTACCAGGCCCGGGCGGCGGCGTCATCGCGCACCGAGAAGTCGATGAAGGACAGGGTCAGCCCGGCGTAGGGGTTGTTCTCCGGCCAGTCCAGGGCGGTGGCGTGCCAGGTGCGGGTGGTGCCCGCCCACCAGGCGGGCGCGGTGAGCTTGTCGTAGCGGGCCCGGGCCAGCGGCACCGGGGCCATGGTCTCGTTGTCCGCGACCACCACCAGGGTCGGCGCATCGGAGGGCCGGGTGGCCACCCCGAACTCCGCGGGCCCGGGGTTCAGCGCCACCACGGAGCGGATGTCCAGGTCCGGCTGCACCGGGGCGAGCAGCTCCTCGATGATCCCGGCCTGGAACATCACCGCGCCGCCGCCGGCGGAGTGGCCGACCATCGCGGTGCGGGAGAAGTCGACGTGCCCGTGCAGCGGGCTGGACTCGTCGCCGTTGGCGAGGGTGGCCGCGATCGCGGCGGCGTTGAGCTGGGTGCCCATCCAGTTCACCATGTTGAAGCCCACCGCCACGATGTAGCCGTGCGAGGCCAGGTGCCGGCTCAGCGGGTCCAGGATGCCCGGCTCGGCGCCGATGCCGGGGGAGAGGATGACCAGCGGCGCGGTCTCGCCGGCGGCGAGATCGGCGGGGTAGAGGTACTCCACGCCGGCGGGGTTGAGCCCGGCCGGGGCGTAGCCGTAGCAGCCGGGCACCTTGTTCAGGCCCTGGGACTCCTGGGCGATCCTGGTGTACACCCGCATCACCAGGGTGTCGCAGTCGGTGGCCTCGGCGGTGGCGGCCACCGGGCGGGGGCCGGGGGCGGAGAAGTTGCCGCGGATGGAGTTCGCCGGGGCCACCCCGCGGTCGACCTTGCCCGGGCGCTCGGTGAGGGAGCCGGCGGAGCCGGTGTCCACGGGCAGCCCGGGCAGGGCGGGCGCCGCGGCGGCGACGGGGGCGAGCAGCAGGGA containing:
- a CDS encoding PH domain-containing protein; amino-acid sequence: MSGRWRRVHPATPLLRAWAGLLTGAAAAVAQADPAGVAALRRWLAAGPGWAAPAAAVAAVLALLLLGALAWAASLPWWRAMGFRVADGELRVVSGVLRRRSRSARLDRVQAVDLVEPPLPRLLGLAAVRVETAGGADSVLVVRYLRRAEAVALRAGLLDAAGPAEAAERPGGEIPAAPALVAPVPVARILAAAALRGTGVAGILAGIAALATPAGLAAAPVALAAAPALWATVDRGWRFTARIAGEEVVLGYGLAERRRRTIRRGRVHAVELDQPPLWRPAGWWRVRADVAGYGDRDDAAATTLLPAGPPEAALAVLTALGGAPAAAVAAGLDPGRPAPGALRNPARAGWVAPLLHRRRAVALVPGAGEQPAAIALHRGLLHRRVAVVAPARVQELTLRRGPAGAALGLAELRLDLVTGPVRMRARGLAAADAAALLALLRRRRLPPPEPAG
- a CDS encoding PH domain-containing protein, yielding MDPDTFAVTGIAEPLTRVSPALGRLRLALALPPVLLGAGAAAVAAIALDPRWWAAAGAATLLAAWLAWLLPAQVRRMGWAEAPEELLLARGRLWRTVTVVPYGRIQFVDVTAGPLQRALGIAELTVHTASATSDSRLRGIPAAQAHPLRERLTGRARERLSGL
- a CDS encoding L,D-transpeptidase; the encoded protein is MALFLRTHRRGRFTAAIAAAGVAALGLVACTVDEGGDPQRNQAEQEERIEPVFSVEDGEEGVDVLDPVRVSVDASAGEVLEEVVMTNEEGREVEGELAEGGAAWASTEPLGYGRTYTVAATVDGDTVQRSFTTVVPDIQANVSVAPAEGSVVGVGQTIAVRFGVPVVDRVAAQDMIEVTAEPPVEGAFFWLSDYEVRWRPAEFWDPGTAVQVKVNAYGRGLGGNDYGAADAATSFTIGDRVVATADDATKTMTIERNGEAEMSMPISMGNDRWLTPNGVYIIGEQHEDMVMDSTTYGLSLEDGGYKTPVKYATQMSYSGIYVHGAPWSVWAQGSQNTSHGCINVSIPNAKWFQEHTKRGDVVIVRNTKGEVLSGYDGLGDWNIPWERWKAGNADRSDQ
- a CDS encoding response regulator, producing the protein MTAIRVLIADDHPVVRAGLRAVLDAAADIEVIGEVGAAEQAVARCTAHPRPHVVLMDLRFGEAPGAATTSAGAAATAEIRALADPPQVLVVTNYSSDADVLGAISAGAVGYLLKDADPAELVAGVRDAAAGRTVLSADVAGRLLARTRNPGTALTPREAEVLALVAEGLGNRAIARRLHLTEATVKSHLVHVFTKLGVGSRTAAVAAAVERGIL
- a CDS encoding sensor histidine kinase, encoding MDRPAPAPTTPDRPAHPGGGPAAAAETAPAADPGALARAWWGLRTALDLLVAALLVLAVVADHRPVALAWAAAFAAVYLPGTLLGRRAERRAAARAGAPAQPAGGHPAGPVLIWLLALLAAWAGLAFTVPEAAYLAFPLFFVAMHVATPAPGLVAVAGLTALAVAAIAHHGGPSPGGVIGPVVGGLVAAATGLGFRLLQREVAARQAALAQLLAARADVAAISRRAGELDERARLAAEIHDTVAQGLASIGLLLHAAEAELAELPGADRPLGRIRLARGTAADNLAETRAIIARLQPAPLAGAELPAALARACAGTALGAAVSFRVDGAARPLPQVTEATVLRVAQTLLGNVVAHSGARSCRVTLTYEPEGVALDVVDDGVGFDPAAPAPGGSFGLAGARRRARDAGGDLTVESAPGAGCGVRLTLPAPAPAREGAR
- a CDS encoding FtsX-like permease family protein, giving the protein MYQAIRELRAAPGRTTLITVTIGLIAVLVTFLSALTAGLAERSVSGLEDQLGEDTLVLADTGAGTLNASRLDGDQLDALGGRELRIGRLRVGETPAVTLPDPDLASGRARVAADLGDQVDVGAELPLGEGVTVVVDSVDPADAPGQWLEHQPVVHISAADSAATAGPAAGVILAGEVPEVEGVTALTGDDRLSAVASYRGEQTSLGTMTALLYLISALVVGAFFMVWTVQRLRAVAIAGALGASRRVLVADALGQAGLVLLAGIGAGLAVTLVAGAAASGVMPVRIDAGTTLVPAGLLLACGLAGAAVSLRPVLRAEPRTALAAG
- a CDS encoding ABC transporter ATP-binding protein, translated to MTDHRTDHDTDHDAAAGRPALELSGIVLDIADGAGRRRLLDHVDLDVRSGEILGVTGPSGSGKSTLLAVAGALAAPDSGRAVLHAGGREIDLAAGGAAAARIRRDHIGLVFQQDNLIPSLRVREQLELMTRLDRVLPPSRAARRAARERAGELLDAVGLADLAERRAGALSGGQRARVNLARALMNRPELILADEPTAALDRDSAARVTELLGAVVREAGAAALYVTHDLDQLHIADRVVGLVDGRVTAAQPAAAG
- the orn gene encoding oligoribonuclease codes for the protein MSANTAKHDRIVWIDCEMTGLDPDRHVLVEIAALVTDAELNILGEGVDVVIHAGEAELAEMDEVVTEMHRSSGLTEEIRASGTDVAAAERRVLEYLRAHVDEAGAAPLAGNSIASDRGFIRRYMPELEEFLHYRMIDVSSIKELTRRWMPEVYSHQPAKGMAHRALADIRESIRELDYYRRAAFRPGAGPDEATIAEATRAAEERFPI
- the cmrA gene encoding mycolate reductase (Catalyzes the final step in mycolic acid biosynthesis.), which gives rise to MALPTPHLESRAVVTGASSGIGRAIARELARRGHSLTLVARSEAKLAELAAELAGPSLAVDVRPCDLADPEARAEFIGEIAWDRVTILVNCAGIATFGRFQDLDRAHERAQFELNATAVFELTDAAVHPMVARGSGAILNVGSAAGTTVIPNNATYVGTKAFVNTFTEALHYDLKGTGVSCTLLAPGPVRPDAREDGANEVDEAVPDFLWTSTEDCARDTVDALAANRLRVVPGILSKGMNTAGTYLPRWLVAPVIGRFYEGMAQ